From a region of the Acinetobacter larvae genome:
- the mtgA gene encoding monofunctional biosynthetic peptidoglycan transglycosylase, with the protein MKAFLVRALAVMIVCVHAMQLWILGSLIWWRSHAVDSTMLMRLTYYQDFKPLKHQWVDYSEISVHMKRAVLAGEDGRFIWHHGFDWKSIELALQRNFAQEHIQAGGSTVSQQLAKNLFLFNGRSYLRKGQEAIITVMMEKLWSKQRILEVYLNSVEFGEHLFGVEAAAQYYFNCSAQQLSRDQAAFLAALLPNPSYYQQHRNDKKFKARQRFILKHMAGTPIPN; encoded by the coding sequence ATGAAAGCTTTTTTGGTTCGAGCACTGGCAGTCATGATCGTGTGTGTGCATGCTATGCAACTATGGATTTTGGGAAGCTTAATCTGGTGGCGTAGCCATGCTGTTGACAGCACCATGTTGATGCGTTTGACCTATTATCAAGACTTTAAACCGTTGAAACATCAATGGGTCGATTATTCAGAAATCAGTGTTCATATGAAGCGTGCCGTTTTGGCTGGAGAGGATGGTCGTTTTATTTGGCATCACGGTTTTGATTGGAAAAGTATTGAATTAGCCCTGCAGCGTAATTTTGCTCAAGAACATATTCAAGCGGGTGGCTCGACGGTTAGTCAGCAATTAGCCAAGAATTTATTTTTATTTAATGGACGTTCGTATTTACGTAAAGGGCAAGAAGCAATTATTACCGTGATGATGGAAAAATTATGGTCGAAACAGCGTATTTTAGAGGTTTATCTCAATAGTGTAGAGTTCGGTGAGCATCTTTTTGGTGTTGAAGCCGCAGCGCAATATTATTTTAATTGCTCAGCGCAACAACTTTCGCGTGATCAAGCTGCATTTTTGGCAGCATTATTGCCCAATCCTAGCTATTATCAACAGCACAGAAATGATAAAAAATTCAAGGCAAGACAAAGATTTATCTTAAAACATATGGCCGGCACACCGATTCCGAACTGA
- a CDS encoding rhomboid family intramembrane serine protease, with translation MSAAMPPHFTQSPTHYAKITLLLIAINVALFVWQVFSGVNIQDPSTVDAIRWGADYAPLTYLQQPFRLVSSMFFHFGFMHILLNMWALFIFGNLAEQLFGRVYYIGLYMLCGIAGSLLSGYIDISHSQQLLQLNEINPDLIPRVAAGASGAVMGLGGALTCLAFLPILPRQPLALNRKSFFSIMLINLAFGILMPGINNAAHVGGMLMGALLTLLWYGIQYYALPRIYLYLVLLLSAALCYGFYQYNLSQLAEIKPYWQEILQYIPNH, from the coding sequence ATGTCAGCAGCAATGCCCCCGCATTTTACACAAAGCCCAACCCACTATGCAAAAATCACGCTGCTATTGATCGCAATAAATGTTGCTTTATTTGTGTGGCAAGTTTTCAGTGGGGTCAATATTCAAGATCCGAGTACTGTGGATGCAATACGGTGGGGTGCCGACTATGCACCTTTGACCTATTTACAACAGCCTTTTCGTTTAGTCAGCAGTATGTTCTTTCATTTTGGCTTTATGCATATTCTGCTCAATATGTGGGCACTGTTTATCTTTGGCAATTTGGCTGAGCAGCTCTTTGGCCGTGTGTACTATATTGGGCTTTATATGCTCTGTGGTATTGCAGGAAGTTTATTAAGCGGTTATATCGATATCTCACACAGTCAGCAATTATTACAACTCAACGAAATCAATCCAGACTTAATACCCCGTGTCGCAGCAGGTGCATCTGGTGCTGTTATGGGTCTAGGTGGCGCTTTAACCTGTTTGGCATTTCTACCGATCTTACCGAGACAGCCTTTGGCACTCAATCGCAAGTCTTTTTTTAGCATTATGCTGATTAACTTGGCTTTTGGAATATTGATGCCTGGTATTAACAATGCTGCCCATGTGGGTGGAATGCTGATGGGTGCTCTACTCACATTGCTTTGGTATGGCATACAATATTATGCCCTACCACGCATTTACCTATACTTGGTGTTATTGCTGAGTGCTGCGCTCTGTTATGGTTTTTATCAATACAATCTCAGCCAACTGGCTGAGATCAAACCCTATTGGCAAGAAATTTTACAGTATATCCCGAACCATTAA
- a CDS encoding carbonic anhydrase, with amino-acid sequence MLTAQEALLRLKQGNLRFTSGETNYRQVLSHQERADLAEDQHPFAIILGCSDSRVPAEIVFDQGLGDLFVIRVAGNVVAPSQVGSVEFAAEQYSCPLVVVLGHSHCGAIQATINALTNPNTPPSANLMSIVNRVRPSVEILMQTELKDDLSKLSKHAVRSNVFASVNQLRHGSAVLESLIAKGQLKVIGAEYSLESGEVEFFDF; translated from the coding sequence ATGCTAACTGCTCAAGAAGCATTACTCAGATTGAAACAAGGGAATTTGCGCTTTACCAGTGGTGAAACCAATTATCGCCAAGTCTTGTCTCATCAAGAACGCGCTGATTTGGCAGAAGATCAACACCCATTTGCAATTATATTGGGGTGTTCTGATTCGCGTGTACCCGCAGAGATTGTATTTGACCAAGGGCTTGGTGATTTATTTGTGATTCGTGTGGCTGGAAATGTGGTAGCACCGTCACAGGTGGGAAGCGTTGAATTTGCGGCTGAACAATATTCTTGCCCCTTAGTGGTGGTACTCGGACACAGTCATTGTGGTGCGATACAAGCCACGATTAATGCCCTAACCAATCCCAACACGCCGCCTTCTGCCAACTTAATGTCTATTGTCAATCGGGTACGTCCATCTGTAGAAATTTTGATGCAGACCGAACTCAAAGATGACTTAAGTAAGCTGTCTAAACACGCGGTACGCTCCAATGTGTTTGCTTCGGTCAATCAATTACGCCATGGCTCAGCTGTGCTCGAAAGTTTGATTGCCAAAGGGCAGTTAAAAGTGATTGGTGCAGAATATTCTTTGGAAAGTGGTGAAGTAGAATTTTTTGATTTTTAA
- a CDS encoding alpha/beta fold hydrolase, translated as MTTMLSKHILPLLNNSLLTLAVLLSGNQLFIQTSHAQTPSVAVERYHNILNEQRRWAGLENKTLHVGDVVWTYSEGGDPAKPTLLLIHGLASSRDTWNEVAHALTPYYHVIIPDLPTSAETQTPAHFDFSVPNVTEHLRRFIEAAHIQDNLNIAGHSLGGVIAMFYAAQYPDDIQSLMLVSSGGIYQNNHSPYIKNPMAIKELVVSKPGDMRYMIKKVMYDPPFMPTVLFQQKEKMLISQSDMNNKVIQQLIELNKLYTNSSFAKMVREINAPTLIIWGKQDQIITVEAAQELQQMLHKPEPPVLLERVGHVPIVEAPERVIEQYLVFLQKNTTP; from the coding sequence ATGACGACAATGCTCTCCAAGCATATATTGCCATTACTGAACAACAGTTTATTGACGCTTGCTGTACTGCTTAGTGGCAATCAACTGTTTATTCAGACGAGCCATGCCCAAACACCATCTGTTGCGGTTGAGCGTTATCACAACATTCTCAACGAACAACGGCGTTGGGCGGGATTAGAAAACAAAACCTTGCACGTTGGTGATGTTGTTTGGACCTATAGCGAAGGCGGAGATCCGGCCAAGCCGACCTTGTTGCTGATCCATGGTCTTGCCAGTAGTCGTGATACTTGGAATGAAGTCGCACATGCGCTTACCCCTTACTACCATGTCATTATCCCTGATTTACCGACCAGTGCAGAAACACAAACCCCAGCTCATTTTGATTTCTCGGTGCCCAATGTAACAGAGCATTTACGCCGTTTTATTGAGGCTGCTCATATTCAAGACAACCTGAATATTGCAGGGCATTCGCTGGGTGGTGTAATTGCGATGTTTTACGCGGCACAATATCCAGATGACATTCAAAGTTTGATGCTGGTCAGCAGTGGTGGTATTTATCAGAATAATCATAGCCCTTATATCAAAAACCCTATGGCGATCAAAGAGCTCGTGGTTTCAAAACCTGGTGATATGCGCTATATGATTAAAAAAGTCATGTATGATCCACCGTTTATGCCGACTGTTTTATTTCAACAAAAAGAAAAAATGTTAATCAGTCAATCTGACATGAATAATAAGGTCATTCAGCAGCTTATCGAACTCAATAAGTTATATACCAATAGCTCTTTCGCCAAAATGGTCAGAGAAATTAATGCGCCAACCTTGATTATTTGGGGAAAACAAGATCAAATCATTACGGTTGAAGCCGCGCAGGAATTGCAACAGATGCTACACAAACCTGAGCCCCCTGTTCTGCTAGAGCGCGTTGGTCATGTGCCCATTGTTGAAGCACCAGAACGGGTCATCGAACAATACTTAGTCTTCTTGCAAAAAAATACCACGCCTTAA
- a CDS encoding ABZJ_00895 family protein → MRGLSIYFLWFFVFCLLFSLLGGMVISLLNPDLAMGLLAVPYLLAMIATLYVFLKKQRQAPTTQQRLLLSFGYIVIFWLYSAAGIVSTIYYFSRQDAQIWQEFLANIQNLQFLFFILVVALAVSLPLFFVTSWFYGPQAQRMAAQMFKQ, encoded by the coding sequence GTGCGTGGTTTAAGTATTTATTTTTTATGGTTTTTTGTTTTTTGTCTATTGTTTAGCCTATTGGGTGGCATGGTTATTAGTCTGTTAAACCCAGATTTGGCGATGGGCTTATTGGCAGTACCCTATTTATTGGCGATGATTGCGACCTTATACGTTTTTTTGAAAAAACAGCGCCAAGCACCGACGACACAACAACGTTTATTACTTTCTTTTGGCTATATCGTGATATTTTGGCTGTATAGTGCCGCGGGTATCGTGAGTACGATTTACTATTTTTCTCGTCAGGACGCACAAATTTGGCAAGAGTTCTTAGCCAATATCCAAAATCTACAGTTTTTGTTTTTTATCTTGGTGGTGGCCTTGGCTGTGAGTTTGCCGCTATTTTTTGTGACATCTTGGTTTTATGGACCGCAAGCACAACGCATGGCGGCACAGATGTTTAAACAATAA
- a CDS encoding exonuclease SbcCD subunit D gives MSVRFFHTSDWHLGQYFYNHSRYYEHQQFLDWLIVQIEAQQPDALLIAGDIFDVINPAAQAQKQLYQFLADAHRVAPHLQTLMIAGNHDSGYRIEQVQPLLDKYRAKAIGVIQRNAEQALDLDSLLQPIYNREQHIVAWCLALPYLRPAEITSAHEQCRHSQDAIAYLHQQLIAAARQRQQAGQALILMSHAHMQGGESSDSERPIIIGHEEALSISLFDDLIDYVALGHLHKPQIVQQRHIRYSGSPIPLSFSEVKYQHQVLDVSIDPTEKDPEQRLKLTRLAIPRSVPLQRIQGELQEVLQQLQQLPQGEPLPLEQRCYLDIEYHSLRPPQLNLRQQFEDLLPEDRYRLLRIVRKYPQQQSNTESFEQQLLLEAPTPDKLFQQLWQQQGYQADPDVEQDFASLVIEAQQALS, from the coding sequence ATGAGTGTACGTTTCTTTCATACTTCGGATTGGCATTTAGGGCAATACTTCTACAATCACTCGCGTTATTATGAGCATCAGCAATTTCTGGACTGGCTTATTGTACAAATTGAGGCACAACAGCCAGATGCACTGCTCATCGCCGGCGATATCTTTGATGTCATCAATCCTGCCGCACAAGCCCAAAAACAACTGTATCAATTTCTAGCAGATGCTCATCGGGTTGCGCCACACCTACAAACACTCATGATCGCGGGTAACCATGATTCGGGCTACCGCATCGAACAAGTACAACCGCTATTAGACAAATATCGCGCCAAAGCAATTGGCGTTATCCAGCGTAACGCAGAGCAAGCACTTGATCTCGATAGTTTATTGCAGCCTATTTATAATCGCGAACAACACATTGTGGCATGGTGCTTGGCATTGCCTTATTTGCGTCCAGCAGAAATTACCAGTGCGCATGAACAATGTCGTCATAGTCAAGATGCCATCGCTTATTTACATCAACAACTGATCGCTGCAGCACGACAACGGCAACAAGCTGGACAAGCCTTGATTTTAATGTCACATGCGCATATGCAAGGGGGGGAAAGTTCTGACTCCGAGCGCCCGATTATTATTGGGCATGAAGAAGCTTTATCAATCTCACTGTTTGATGACCTAATCGATTATGTCGCACTGGGTCATCTGCATAAGCCACAGATCGTGCAACAGCGCCATATCCGCTATAGTGGCTCGCCTATTCCTCTGTCCTTTAGTGAAGTCAAATACCAACATCAAGTGCTTGATGTCAGCATTGACCCAACAGAAAAAGATCCCGAGCAACGCTTAAAACTAACGCGCTTAGCCATCCCTCGCAGTGTGCCGCTACAGCGTATCCAAGGTGAGCTACAAGAAGTTTTGCAACAATTACAACAACTCCCCCAAGGTGAGCCGCTGCCATTAGAACAACGTTGTTATTTGGATATCGAATACCATAGCCTTAGACCACCTCAACTCAATTTAAGACAACAGTTTGAAGACTTATTACCCGAGGATCGTTATCGTCTACTGCGTATTGTTCGCAAATACCCACAGCAACAGTCCAATACCGAGTCATTCGAACAACAATTACTGCTAGAAGCGCCTACGCCAGATAAACTCTTTCAACAACTCTGGCAACAACAAGGCTACCAAGCCGATCCCGACGTTGAGCAAGACTTTGCCAGTTTGGTCATTGAAGCACAGCAAGCACTATCGTAA
- a CDS encoding AAA family ATPase, which translates to MKITSIRIKNLASLAGEQFIDFSCEPLASAGLIAITGKTGAGKSTILDAMCLSLFNRIPRLKDGEGKLIDVDGSELPSNSPLTVLRRGSAHGFAELCFVAPDQKHYLARWEIKRARENPQGKLQNIQRSLRCLSDGILIADKIKAVDEQIQQITQLSFEQFTRAVLLAQSEVTAFLKARDQERGELLEYLTNSNIYAKIGQLAFEKSRDIQLQRKQLEQILGHIERLSPEQIDSLEQQYRECLAEQQQLEQQKQQDIIAQQWYQRQSQLQQNITQKQHDLQQAQQQSQALAAERLQLQRLQLFSQIRPLAYRHQQDLAQQQHLEQQLQQQQPKFLQIEQQFTQIQQQFQQLEQQQQQQQQFEQQYQPQLLLIRQALQEREFLKKQYKELHYKIEQAQQQHSPLVEHNQQLQQQQQALQQNLAQLQQTLDSSQHFAALDSGISVHIQQFQHYIKQYRPIAAQIGSMQQAQQQLGQCLEQISQYQQQHGDVDAIDQQLEQLQQQRENLQLKITTLQHLQQQYSQQHAVQQRCDALQLEQQQQQQALTQQQAQQQQAEQDYQASKAERLQLQHFLHKQRLLFTESVEKLRAQLLPEQPCIVCGSTEHPYLDPQQQPNKMLLALEQQQLQQAEQQEQQHLQHWQQAQQQAARLDSLLQQLQQQIHALSQQAEQLQHDIAQHMQIAQLPACPTTLSMAEHLKAVIATQQTLLHSSEQQRQQFHTAKQQLQTLHSQSAQQQQQIERAQHLQAQIELSLSSLDNTTEKQALDFSIPHIKKLCQQLQQRQQQLQQYSQCEQQLQSLQRELQHSQQRCQHSTENIQQLEQQRQDITTQGRQKAEYADQELAQITAITAVKASEWMQQHEQQQQQLQQDYAALKPRYEQLQQEYLTQKQQRDQEQHQLQQLQQSLEQLEQQLQHWCESQQDFTLAQFPALLTIDSHQEQQIREHIQHVEGQYNEIQAVHASLQEQLQLHQQTQPPHTLTHVLERLEHTATALQQQQQHKEQLKLQLDLERRNQEKQQQYQSQITEIQQQEYRWSKISNLMGDKNGKKFRDYAQQYHLDMLLIYANQQLQQLSQRYTLKRLDHSLSLAIIDHEMDGEVRAVASLSGGESFLTALALSLAIANMASGSLKIESLFIDEGFGTLDHASLHMVMNALDHLQSQGRKVILISHIAEMHERIPVQIQVNPIGAGASKIDIVG; encoded by the coding sequence ATGAAAATTACTTCAATACGAATTAAAAATTTAGCCTCTTTGGCAGGCGAGCAGTTTATCGATTTCAGTTGTGAGCCCTTGGCAAGTGCTGGACTCATTGCCATTACTGGCAAAACCGGCGCGGGTAAATCCACCATCTTAGATGCCATGTGCTTAAGTTTATTTAACCGCATTCCACGCTTAAAGGATGGTGAAGGCAAACTGATCGATGTCGATGGCTCAGAGCTTCCCAGCAATTCCCCATTAACAGTCTTACGGCGTGGCAGTGCACATGGTTTTGCTGAGTTATGTTTTGTTGCACCCGATCAAAAGCATTATCTGGCACGTTGGGAAATTAAACGTGCGCGTGAAAATCCTCAAGGAAAATTACAAAATATTCAACGCAGCCTGCGCTGTCTTAGCGATGGAATACTCATTGCCGATAAAATCAAAGCAGTAGATGAGCAAATTCAACAAATTACTCAACTGAGTTTTGAGCAATTTACCCGTGCAGTGCTATTGGCACAGTCGGAAGTGACCGCATTTTTAAAAGCACGTGATCAGGAACGCGGTGAACTGCTTGAATATCTCACCAACTCCAATATTTATGCCAAAATTGGTCAGCTGGCTTTTGAAAAAAGTCGAGACATCCAGCTACAACGGAAACAACTGGAACAAATTTTAGGGCATATCGAGCGACTTAGCCCTGAACAGATCGACAGCTTAGAACAGCAATATCGAGAGTGCCTTGCAGAACAACAGCAATTAGAGCAACAAAAACAACAAGATATTATTGCTCAACAATGGTATCAACGGCAAAGCCAATTACAGCAGAATATCACGCAGAAACAACACGACTTACAACAGGCACAACAGCAATCCCAAGCTTTGGCTGCCGAACGTTTACAACTTCAGCGCTTACAGCTGTTTTCACAGATTCGTCCTTTGGCTTATCGTCACCAACAAGACCTCGCACAGCAACAACACTTAGAGCAGCAGTTACAACAACAGCAGCCCAAGTTTCTACAAATAGAACAGCAATTTACTCAGATACAGCAACAATTCCAGCAGCTAGAACAGCAACAGCAACAACAGCAGCAGTTTGAACAACAATATCAACCGCAATTACTTCTGATTCGTCAGGCATTACAAGAAAGAGAGTTTCTAAAGAAACAATATAAAGAACTGCATTACAAAATTGAGCAAGCCCAACAACAGCACAGCCCTCTTGTAGAGCACAACCAGCAGTTGCAACAACAGCAGCAAGCCTTGCAGCAGAACCTCGCTCAACTGCAACAAACACTCGACTCATCTCAACACTTCGCAGCACTGGATAGTGGTATTAGCGTCCACATTCAGCAGTTTCAGCATTATATCAAGCAATATCGCCCAATCGCAGCGCAAATCGGCTCAATGCAACAAGCCCAACAACAGCTTGGGCAATGCTTAGAGCAGATCAGCCAATACCAGCAACAACATGGTGATGTAGACGCGATCGATCAACAGTTAGAGCAACTGCAACAACAAAGAGAAAACTTACAGCTTAAAATCACCACGCTACAACATTTGCAACAACAATACAGCCAACAACATGCTGTGCAGCAACGCTGTGATGCCTTACAGTTAGAGCAACAACAGCAGCAACAAGCCCTGACGCAACAGCAAGCCCAACAACAACAGGCTGAACAAGACTATCAAGCCAGTAAGGCTGAGCGACTACAACTACAGCATTTTTTACACAAGCAACGCTTACTCTTTACCGAAAGTGTCGAAAAATTGCGTGCTCAATTGCTGCCCGAACAGCCTTGTATCGTTTGCGGCAGTACGGAACATCCCTATTTAGACCCACAGCAGCAACCCAACAAAATGTTGCTCGCACTAGAACAACAACAGTTACAACAGGCTGAACAGCAAGAACAACAACATCTACAGCACTGGCAACAAGCCCAACAACAAGCAGCACGTTTAGACAGTTTATTGCAGCAGTTACAACAACAAATACATGCTTTATCACAGCAAGCTGAACAGTTACAACATGACATTGCACAACATATGCAGATTGCTCAACTACCAGCTTGCCCAACGACACTCAGCATGGCCGAACACCTCAAGGCAGTTATCGCAACGCAGCAAACACTGTTGCACAGCTCAGAACAACAACGTCAGCAATTTCATACAGCCAAACAACAACTGCAAACACTACACAGTCAATCCGCACAACAACAGCAGCAAATCGAGCGAGCGCAACATTTACAAGCACAGATTGAACTCAGCTTGAGTAGCTTAGACAACACAACAGAAAAACAAGCGCTAGACTTTTCAATCCCACACATCAAGAAATTATGCCAACAACTGCAACAACGTCAGCAACAGCTACAGCAGTACAGTCAATGCGAACAACAACTGCAAAGCCTACAGCGCGAACTACAGCACAGTCAGCAACGTTGCCAACATAGCACAGAAAACATCCAACAACTTGAGCAACAACGTCAGGACATTACCACACAAGGGCGGCAAAAAGCTGAATACGCAGACCAAGAACTCGCTCAAATTACAGCAATCACCGCGGTCAAAGCCAGCGAGTGGATGCAACAACATGAGCAGCAACAACAACAGTTACAACAAGACTATGCCGCACTCAAACCACGCTATGAACAGCTTCAACAAGAGTATTTGACGCAAAAACAACAGCGTGATCAAGAACAACATCAACTCCAACAGCTACAGCAAAGTCTGGAACAGCTAGAACAGCAGCTACAGCACTGGTGTGAAAGCCAACAAGACTTCACACTGGCACAATTTCCTGCGCTATTGACCATTGATAGTCACCAAGAACAGCAGATACGTGAACATATACAACACGTTGAAGGGCAATATAATGAAATACAAGCCGTCCATGCGAGCTTGCAAGAACAACTACAATTACACCAACAAACGCAGCCGCCCCATACACTGACACACGTGCTAGAGCGACTTGAACACACAGCAACTGCCCTACAGCAGCAACAACAACATAAAGAACAACTGAAACTACAGCTCGACTTAGAGCGCCGTAATCAGGAAAAACAACAACAATATCAATCACAGATCACAGAAATTCAGCAGCAAGAATATCGCTGGTCAAAAATTTCTAATCTTATGGGCGATAAAAATGGAAAAAAATTTCGTGACTATGCCCAACAGTATCATCTCGATATGCTACTCATTTATGCCAATCAGCAGTTACAACAGCTATCACAACGTTATACGCTTAAACGCCTTGATCACTCCCTCAGTCTGGCAATTATCGACCATGAAATGGATGGCGAAGTCCGTGCTGTCGCCTCTTTATCTGGCGGTGAATCATTTTTAACAGCCTTGGCCTTATCTTTGGCGATTGCCAATATGGCATCTGGTAGCTTAAAAATTGAATCGCTCTTTATTGATGAAGGTTTTGGGACTTTAGATCATGCATCCTTACATATGGTGATGAATGCCCTAGACCATTTACAAAGCCAAGGTCGTAAAGTGATCTTAATTTCCCATATTGCTGAGATGCATGAGCGTATTCCCGTACAGATTCAAGTCAATCCGATTGGTGCCGGTGCTAGTAAAATCGATATTGTGGGCTAA
- a CDS encoding TonB-dependent siderophore receptor, whose protein sequence is MNFKISPLAQMLASITLCSINSTLYAETDTALPTIELHANQSDNIGYTIKKTTATNKLDLDLKHTPQSVYALTSQQIDEQNLNSSNDILAQVPGVNVVRYGQLGAGYTTYYSRGFAIQNIQRDGIPSTAASFGGSDMLGIEDSAIYERVEVIKGSNGLTNGSGQPSASINYVRKRPSAERTGSVKVQAGSWDNYRSQIDVGGALNDDASIRGRAIAAYAQGGSQQDRFDSRNALFYGALDFDLSPNTILSTALSAQQIRLDQATAHGLPFVSHDRIRQPVHFGRKDNAAAEWTYSDTDKINLFVGLEHQFQNGWKGVANYSFTHADNDRVYGVAGSGGIVYDSDYVVNKDTTLHPGQMVVTSGRMRNSPDVHSLDLYSTGHFNALGRQHQLSVGFNGYRIQSDDPKYNRYYTPVQIEGWNGQVKRPDMPEVGRNLVDEQQYGAFFALDLQLLDPLKLLVGSRVSQWERKVTANQQKQNGIFTPYIGLVYDINAQHTAYASYTSIFNPSSNEDSAGNYLDPEEGNSFEIGLKGSYFDGRLNASAAYFQMKQDNFAIKDGTVINSNGKQAYIAINGAKIKGVDLILAGELLPNWNMQAGYSYVDAENQNGEPLRTDIPEHNIKLFTSYQWQQWTLGGGIQWQSKIYDASAKGIVAEYNRQPAYTLVNLMGRYAIRPDLSVGLNLNNVFDKTYKQNTSNTWGTGRQITGSLTYQF, encoded by the coding sequence ATGAATTTTAAAATTTCTCCACTCGCACAGATGCTCGCGAGCATTACCCTATGCAGTATAAATAGTACACTCTATGCGGAAACAGATACCGCTCTACCGACCATTGAATTGCATGCCAATCAAAGTGATAACATCGGTTATACCATCAAAAAAACCACTGCCACCAACAAGCTAGACTTAGATCTCAAACATACGCCACAAAGTGTCTATGCCCTAACCAGCCAGCAAATTGATGAACAAAACCTCAATTCAAGTAATGACATCTTGGCACAAGTTCCTGGCGTCAATGTAGTACGGTATGGACAATTAGGTGCGGGCTATACCACTTATTATAGTCGTGGTTTTGCAATTCAGAATATTCAACGTGATGGCATTCCAAGTACTGCAGCTTCATTTGGTGGTTCAGATATGTTGGGGATCGAAGACTCTGCAATCTATGAACGCGTTGAAGTGATTAAAGGTTCCAATGGTTTAACCAATGGCTCAGGACAACCTAGTGCCAGTATTAACTATGTCCGTAAACGCCCTAGCGCTGAACGAACAGGTTCAGTCAAAGTACAAGCAGGTTCATGGGATAACTATCGTAGCCAAATCGATGTCGGCGGCGCACTAAATGATGATGCATCGATTCGTGGTCGCGCCATTGCAGCCTATGCACAAGGTGGTAGCCAACAAGATCGTTTCGATAGCCGTAATGCTCTATTTTATGGCGCATTAGATTTTGATCTGAGTCCAAATACAATCTTGAGTACCGCACTCAGCGCCCAACAAATTCGTTTAGACCAAGCAACAGCTCATGGCTTACCTTTTGTGTCACATGATCGTATACGCCAACCTGTACACTTTGGTCGTAAAGACAATGCAGCTGCAGAATGGACCTATAGTGATACCGATAAAATAAATCTATTTGTCGGCTTAGAACATCAATTTCAAAATGGCTGGAAAGGTGTTGCCAATTATAGCTTTACCCATGCCGATAACGACCGCGTTTACGGGGTAGCGGGTTCTGGTGGTATCGTCTATGACAGTGATTATGTTGTCAATAAAGATACGACTCTTCATCCAGGACAAATGGTTGTGACCAGTGGGCGTATGCGCAATTCACCAGATGTGCATTCACTTGATCTTTATAGTACCGGTCATTTCAATGCCTTAGGTCGTCAACACCAGTTAAGTGTCGGTTTCAATGGCTATCGCATTCAATCAGATGATCCCAAATACAACCGTTACTATACGCCAGTGCAGATTGAGGGCTGGAATGGTCAAGTCAAACGTCCAGATATGCCTGAAGTTGGTCGTAATCTGGTTGATGAGCAACAGTATGGTGCTTTTTTCGCCTTAGATCTACAATTGCTGGACCCTCTAAAATTATTAGTCGGTAGCCGCGTAAGCCAATGGGAACGTAAAGTCACAGCCAATCAGCAAAAACAAAACGGTATTTTTACACCGTATATCGGCTTGGTTTACGACATCAATGCGCAACATACAGCCTATGCCAGCTATACGTCTATCTTCAACCCATCCAGCAATGAAGATAGCGCGGGGAATTATTTAGACCCAGAAGAAGGTAATAGCTTTGAGATCGGGCTAAAAGGTAGCTATTTTGATGGTCGCCTCAATGCCAGCGCTGCTTACTTCCAAATGAAACAAGATAATTTTGCCATCAAAGACGGCACTGTGATCAACAGTAATGGTAAGCAAGCTTATATCGCTATCAATGGTGCGAAAATCAAAGGGGTAGATCTTATTTTAGCGGGAGAATTATTACCCAATTGGAATATGCAAGCAGGTTATAGCTATGTCGATGCTGAAAACCAAAATGGTGAACCACTCAGAACAGATATTCCTGAGCACAATATAAAATTATTTACCAGTTATCAGTGGCAGCAATGGACCCTCGGTGGTGGCATCCAATGGCAAAGTAAAATCTATGATGCCAGTGCCAAAGGAATTGTGGCTGAATATAATCGCCAACCCGCCTATACCTTGGTTAACTTAATGGGACGATACGCGATCAGACCTGATCTCAGTGTGGGCTTAAACCTCAACAATGTATTTGACAAAACGTATAAGCAAAATACCAGCAATACTTGGGGAACAGGTCGTCAAATTACAGGCTCACTCACCTATCAGTTCTAA